The proteins below come from a single Acidimicrobiia bacterium genomic window:
- a CDS encoding ABC transporter permease has protein sequence MAVPLSVRVVESELRAYRRTWRGSVFTGFLNPVLYLLAMGLGLGTLVDENLASGAEGISYLAFLAPGLLVATAMQTGAAEGAWKVMAAIKWRQTWHATLATPVGVRSLALGQVAWSTIRVAMVSVSFAIVMVAFGVASPLGSLASTVPAVLVGAGMAAATTAFTVRLRTDSALATYFRFVVIPMFLFSGVLFPITQLPGWLQPVAFVTPVFHGVELARMITLGSTPIVQPWISWAFLVAIVVVGTVLSVGPIRRRLTP, from the coding sequence ATGGCAGTACCCCTGTCGGTTCGAGTCGTCGAGTCTGAGCTGCGTGCGTACCGGCGAACCTGGCGTGGATCGGTGTTCACCGGCTTCCTCAATCCGGTTCTGTACCTGCTCGCGATGGGACTCGGGCTCGGAACTCTCGTCGATGAGAACCTCGCTTCGGGTGCCGAGGGCATCTCCTACCTCGCGTTCCTCGCGCCGGGCCTCCTCGTCGCTACGGCGATGCAAACCGGCGCGGCCGAAGGCGCATGGAAGGTCATGGCGGCGATCAAGTGGCGCCAGACATGGCACGCAACCCTTGCAACACCGGTGGGGGTCAGAAGCCTCGCCCTCGGTCAGGTCGCGTGGTCGACGATTCGTGTCGCGATGGTCTCGGTGTCGTTCGCGATCGTGATGGTGGCGTTCGGTGTCGCATCCCCGCTTGGATCGCTCGCATCGACCGTACCCGCGGTCCTCGTTGGAGCAGGCATGGCGGCCGCGACGACGGCATTCACGGTCCGTCTCAGAACCGATTCGGCCCTCGCGACCTACTTCCGGTTCGTCGTCATACCGATGTTCCTGTTCTCCGGGGTCCTGTTCCCGATCACCCAGCTTCCCGGATGGCTTCAGCCGGTTGCATTCGTCACACCGGTCTTTCACGGTGTCGAACTTGCTCGCATGATCACCCTCGGATCGACGCCGATCGTACAGCCATGGATCAGTTGGGCCTTCCTCGTCGCGATCGTCGTGGTCGGAACGGTTCTCAGCGTCGGGCCGATACGCAGGCGGTTGACGCCGTGA